Genomic DNA from Nitratidesulfovibrio vulgaris str. Hildenborough:
CCAGTGCCTCTTTCCTCTGGGGTGTCGGCAGGTCGCGGTACCGGCGATGGCTGTGGGGGCAGCCCTGGGCGACCGACGTCTGCCCGTGGCCCCTTCGATATGAGACGTTTTAAGGACATCTCATGCGTGTGGCTGCCGGGAGAGAGCCACGTCTCCAGCAGAGGGCGAAGCGCCTATCTATATGATGTATACTGCGCTTGGTGCATTCCGGTGGCGCGGTGCGTCCGGGCTTTCGGACATGCATCGGGGCGCATGACCACATGCCACGTTATGCGGTGTGGCGAGGCACCGTTCATGCCGTCCCGCCGTGCCGCGAGACGCGCGCGCACCCCGTGCGCCTCTCCCGAACGGATTGTTCGTGCTGGAGAAGTGGGGTACATGTGGCGGTGATGGAGGCCCGACAATGAACTGGAAGCTCATCCCCCCCGGCGGAATCACGTCGAGCCTGCGGCTTCGCGTCGGGCTTCTGCTCTTTCTGCTGGTGGTGGTATCCATGGCGGCAGCAGCCCTGCCCCTACTCATGGTGGGGGGGCGTCTGACGCTGCCCGAACCTCTGGCGGACTTCGCCGCGAACCCGGCGGCCGATGCCATCGCCCTGCTGTGCACCATTCTCTTTCTGGCCGGGCTTCTCGGTGTGGTCATCTACCGGCAGGTGCTGGGGCCCATACGGCGTCTTGCCCTCGAAGGGGCCTTCGGCGGAGAGGTGACAGGCAACGAGGTCGAGGTTCTCGTGGGGCGTGTGCGCCACCTGCTGGACACCATGCACCGCACGCAGGCGCAGCTTGAAGAGAGTCACGAGACCCTGCGCCAGACAGAGAAACTGGCGCTTGTGGGCAAGCTTGCGGCAGGGGTGGCGCATTCGGTGCGCAATCCTCTCACGTCGGTCAAACTGCGTCTCTTCTCGCTGGAACGTAGCCTCACGCTGGACACCCAGCAGCGTGAGGACTTCGAGGTCATCGCCGACGAGATTCGCCATCTGGACGCCATCGTCTCGAACTTTCTCGAGTTCTCGCGCAGGCCCAAGCTCAGGATGCAGACCGTCAGCCCGTCCGATGTGGTGGACAACACGCTGCAACTGCTCAAGCACCGCATCGAGTCCTTCAACGTGCAGGTGCAACTGCACCGCGCCGAACGGCTGCCCGTGGTCAAGGGCGACCCGGAGCAACTCAAGGAGGCGCTGGTCAATCTCGTGCTCAATGCGTGCGAGGCCATGGGCTACGACGGACGACTCGACATCACCGAGGAACGGGGCATCATCAACCCGCTTGGTCGTGCCGTCGTCATCCGCATCGCCGACAGCGGTCCCGGTGTGCCCATCGACCGCCGCGACGACATCTTCCAGCCGTTCTTCAGCACCAAGGAGGAGGGCACGGGCCTTGGTCTGCCCATCGCCAAGAGCATCTTCGAAGAGCATGGCGGCTGGCTTCATCTGCATTCCGCGCCGGGCCGCGGCGCCACCTTTGTGGCCGTGCTGCCTGCGCTCAAGGACGACTCATGGCTAAGATCCTGATCGTCGACGACGATCACCAGTTGAGGCAGAGCTTCCAGCGTTTGCTGGCGGTGGAGGGGCACGATGTGCGTGGCGCATCATCGGGCGAGCAGGGCCTACGCATGGTGCGCGAGGAACTGCCCGAGTGCGTGATCATGGACGTGCGCATGCCGGGCATGAACGGCCTTGATGCGCTGAAGGCCCTGCGGGAGATCGACGCCCGTCTCCCGGTCATCATCATGACGGCCTATGCCACCACCGAGACGGCCATCGAAGCCACCAAGTTCGGTGCGTTCGACTACATCCTGAAGCCCTTCGACATCCCCGACATCCTCGCGCTCATCGACAAGGCGGTGGAGGCGGGCCGCCGGATGCGCGGACGGGTGGCCATGACGCCCGAGCCCGGTGACGGCGGTGACGCCGAGGCACTGGTGGGCACGAGCCGCGCCATGCACGAGGTCTACAAGGCCATCGGCCGTGCCGCGCCCACGGACGCGCTGGTGCTGGTACGCGGCGAGTCGGGCACGGGCAAGGAACTGGTGGCCCGTGCCATCTACCAGCACAGCCTGCGGGCCGAACGCCCCTACCTCGTGATCAACTGCGTCGCCATACCGGACACCCTTCTCGAGAGCGAACTGTTCGGCTACGAGAAGGGGGCCTTCACCGGCGCCACCCATCGCAGGGTGGGCAAGATAGAGCAGGCGAGCGGCGGCACCGTGTTCCTCGACGAGATAGGCGACATGCCCCTCGGCATCCAGGCGAAGCTGCTCCGGCTGTTGCAGGAGAGGCAGATCGAAAGACTCGGCGGACGCGAGACCATCCCCGTGGACGTGCGCATCATCGCCGCCACGAACACCGACCTCGAAGCCGCCGTGGCGGACGGGCGCTTTCGCGAAGACCTCTACTACAGGCTCAAGGTCGTCACCCTGTGGCTGCCCCCGTTGCGCGAGCGCCGCGAAGACATCCCCCCGCTTGCCCGCTTCTTCCTCTCCCGTTTCGCACGTGAGATGGACACCCCCGACCCCGGCATCTCGACCGAGGCCCTCGCCTACATGGAGGCCCATCCATGGCCGGGGAACGTCCGCGAACTCGGCAATGCCATCCAGAAGGCGCTGGTGTTCAACCGTGGCGCCCCCTTGCTGCCAGAGGACATCCGGCAGGCGCTCGAAGGCGTGCGCGGCAGCACCTCCACCCGCGAAGGCGACGAAGGGGCAGGCGACGACCTGCTGCAACTGGTGCGACGTACCCTCTCCGGGGGTGACGACAACGCCTTCGAGACCATCATGGACCATGTGGGGCGCATCGTCGTGCGCGAGGCCCTGCAATATACCGGCGGCAACCGCACACGTGCGGCGCGCCTTCTCGGCATGTCGCGTCCGACATTGCTGGCCCGCATGGAACGCTACGGCCTCAAGGTCGAGCAGCAGGTCTCCTAGCCGCGCGTTCCGCCTTCGCAGGCATGTTTTCACCATTCCTCCCGGTCAGGGGCTGACGGGGAGAGGTGCGTTGCGTCCCGGCGCACGACCGTGTAGCCTGAAGAGTGGACGATGTTCCATCACGGGGGAGACCATGACACAGGCAAGCATCGCCCGGACGGTGCTCATCATCGAGGACAGTCCGGTTCAGGCCAAGATCATCCGTAAACAGATTCAGGCCTATACACAGTTCGACGTGCGGGTGGCCCACTCGCTGGCCGACGCCGAAGACGTGTTGCGCGAGGCGCATGACACCATCTTCGTCGCCGTCATCGACCTCAACCTTCCGGACGCGCCCGACGGCGAGGCCGTCGACCTCTGCCTGCACTGGCAGATGCCGTCCATCGTGCTCACGGCCACGTTCAACGAGGACATCCGACGCCGCTTCATCGAACGGCGGGTGGTGGACTATTTCTTCAAGGGCTCCATTCAGGACATGGACCCCATGGTGACGAGCATCGAGCGTGTCTTCAAGAACCGTTTCGTCCATGCGCTGGTGGTGGACGATTCCCGCACCCAGCGCGGCATCATACGGCAATTGCTCGAAGTGCAGTGCGTCAACGTGCTCGAAGCCGAGAACGGTGTGGAGGGGCTGGCGGTGCTCGAGGCCAACCCGCAGGTGACCCTCGTCATCACCGACTATCAGATGCCGGAGATGGACGGCATCGAACTGGTGCGTGAACTGCGCCAGCGCCACCGCATGGACAAGATTGCCATCGTGGGGGTCTCGGCTGTGGGGTCCGGGCCGCTGACCGCACAATTCCTCAAGCATGGGGCCAACGACTTCCTGACCAAGCCCTTCGAGGTGGAGGAGTTCTACTGGCGCGTGAATCAGACGCTGGAGGGGCTCGACCTCATGTGCGACCTGCGTTCGTGCCGCGAACAGCTGGAGAGCAGGTGAGCGGGCGGGTGCATCCCGGAAGGGTGTGGCGCCATGGCGACAGCCGCGCCGTGCGCGGCCCCGTCCTGTACTGGATGCACCGCGAGCATCGTGCCCATGACAACTGGGCACTGGTGCACGCCATCGGAGAGGCGAAGGCCGCGGGTGCACCTCTCGCCGTGGTCTGGTGCCTCTCGCCCCGGTTCCTTGATGCCGCCTACCGGCAGTTCCATTTTCTGCTGCGCGGGATGCGGGGCACGGCAGAGACCCTGCGCGAGCACGGCATCCCCTTCTTCCTGCTGCAAGGCGACCCTGCGGATGAGGTGCCCCGCTTCGCCGCGACCCACGGCACCGGACTGGTTGTCACCGACTTCGATGTGCTGCGCCTCAAGCGTGCGTGGCTGGGGCAGGTGCGCGAGGCACTCGCCTGCCCGCTGCACGAGGTCGACGGACGTAACGTGGTGCCGTGCCGCATGGCCTCCGACAAGCGCGAGTACGCGGCGCGTACGCTACGCCCCAAGATTCACCGCCTGTTGCCAGAATACCTCGACCCCTTCCCGTCTCTTGCGACCGAGGCGTCAGGCGTCGCGGCGTGGAAAGCCCCCGTGCCCGACGCGATGGCAGCACCCGACTGGGACGCGCTTCTTGCCGCACACCCCGCCGACCGTAGCGTGCCAGCCCTCACCGGGCCGGATGCGCCCGTCCCCGGCGAAGAGGGGGCCCGCAGGACGCTGGAGACCTTTCTCACCAGTCGCATCCACCGGTACGAGAAGCGTAACGACCCCAATGCGGATGCCGTGTCGGGCCTGTCGCCCTATCTGCATTTCGGCATGATGGCGGCGCAGCGGGTGGTGCAGAGGGTGACGGCGAGCACCGCCGGAAGCGCGGACGCCCGAGCCTCCTTCATCGAAGAGCTCGTGGTGCGACGCGAGCTTGCCGACAATTTCTGCCTGCACACGCCCGACTACGACGCCGTGACCTGCTTTCCCGCATGGGCGCAGGGCACACTGGACAGGCACAGGGACGACCCGCGGCCCCACCTCTACGATGAGGCGGCGCTGGAGAAGGCGCGTACCGCAGACCCCCTGTGGAATGCGGGACAGACGCAACTGATGCGGTGCGGCGTCATCCATGGCTACATGCGCATGTACTGGGCCAAGCAGCTTTTGCTGTGGACCCCCACGCCCGAAGAGGCCATGCGCATCGCCGTGCGCCAGAACGACCGATGGGCCCTCGACGGTCGCGACAGCAACGGCTACGCGGGCATCGCATGGTCGCTGGGCGGTGTGCATGACAGGCCGTGGGGCGAACGCCCGGTGCAGGGCACGATACGTTGCATGACCTACAACGGTGCACGGGGCAAGTTCGACGTGGCTGCCTACATAGCCCGCATGGAGTCGTTACGCGGCGGGGGACAGGCGCGGTTGCCGAAGTCGCCATGCCAGCGTCAGTAGCGAAGCTACCTGTCAAAGGACATCCGGGGACTACCCGGTCGATGCCAGTCGACCTCCCGCCCGCCCCTGGCCCCCTCTCGGGTTGTGCCGTGTTCTCGCCACCGCCATCCCGCAGCTGTGTATCCGCTCCGGGGTAGCCCCTCTGTGTGCTCTTCTGCTCTATCGTTTTCGGCTCGCATCCGTACCGTGTCTTCGATGATAAACGGTGTGCTCCCTAGCGCGTCACCATTGCGCCTTGTTCCCCTTCCGGGGGCGGTGGAGAGACGCTCCCCGCCCGTCCTGCCTCCTCTGCCCGTTTTGCCTGTACAGGCCATCCTGCCGTTTTCGGACGTGCCACTCCGGCGACCTGCCACCCCGGTGCGTCGAATCGTCCGGGCCGCACTGCCCGTGCGGACCTACGTTGCACCCCTTGCCCCTGTCCTCGCGGGCTGACGCTGTCCTGCGCTCCCTCATCGACCGGAATGGTCACGGTGATGTCACCTCGTCGTGGCATCACGTCAGGGCATCACGTCGTGGCATCACGTAGGGGCGCGTAGGCGACGCCTATGCTCCGGTTGTGCTTCGGTGCTTGCCACCCATTTGCGGAAAATGTAGATTCCACCCCTTGTGGCGTTTCATAACCTCCAGCAAAGGACACCCTGATGACGGCTTTCGTTCCCGATTTCGGCAAGGCTGGCGGGCTTGTGCCTGCCATCGCCCAGGATGCCGACACCGGAGAGGTGCTCATGATGGCCTGGATGAATGCAGAGGCCTTCGAGATGACCCTCAAGACCGGTGAAGCCCATTACTTCAGCCGCAGCCGTGGCCGGCTGTGGCATAAGGGCGGAACGTCGGGACATACCCAGCATATCAGGGCCGTCCGCCTCGACTGCGACAGCGATACCATTCTGCTGCTCGTGGAACAGAGAGGTGGCGCGGCCTGCCATGAAGGGTACAGAAGCTGTTTCTACCGCGAAATGAAGGACGGCGAGGTCTCCATCTGCTCGCCCAAGGTGTTCGACCCCAAGGAGGTCTACAAATGAGTATCCGCACTCCCATGAAGCTGGGCATTCCCAAGGGCTCTCTCGAAGAGGCCACCATCAACCTGCTCGCCCGTTCCGGCTGGAAGATACGCAAACATCACCGCAACTACTTCCCCGAGATCAACGACCCCGAACTCACCGCCCGTCTGTGCCGCGTGCAGGAGATTCCCCGTTACATCGAGGACGGCATCCTCGACGTGGGACTCACCGGCAAGGACTGGCTGCTCGAGACCGGGTCCGATGTGGTCGTGGTGTCCGACCTCGTGTACTCCAAGGTGAGCAACCGTCCCGCACGCTGGGTGCTGGCCGTGGCGGGCGACTCGCCCTACACCCGCCCCGAAGACCTTGCGGGCAAGCGCATCGCCACCGAACTTCTGGGCGTCACCAAGCGGTACTTCGCGGATGCGGGCATCGAGGTGAACGTGCAGTACTCGTGGGGCGCCACCGAGGCCAAGGTCGTGGAAGGTCTCGCCGACGCCATCGTCGAGGTGACGGAGACGGGAACCACCATCAAGGCCCACGGCCTGCGCATCATCTCCGAGGTGCTGCTCACCAACACCGTGCTCATCGCCAACCGCGCGGCGTGGGAAGACCCCTGCCGCCGCCGCAAGATCGAGCAGATAGACCTGCTGCTGCAAGGCGCGTTGCGTGCCGATTCGCTGGTGGGTCTCAAGATGAACGTGCCCACTCGCTGCCTCGACGCGGTGCTCGACCAGTTGCCCAGCCTGAACTCGCCCACGGTGGCAGGGCTGCGCGACAACACGTGGTTCGCCGTGGAGATCGTGGTGGACAACGGGGTGGTGCGCGACCTCATTCCCCGCCTGCGTGAGGCAGGGGCCGAGGGCATCATCGAATATGCCCTGAACAAGGTCATCTAGCTGGCCGAATCTTCAGCCTGTCCGTCCGGGCGGGGCGGCGCTGCCGTCCCGCCCTTGTCTTTTTCTCATCGTCCTTCCACCTCCATGACAGGAGGCCCCATGTCTGCACCCATTCCCACCCGGTCGGTGAAGTTGTCTCAATCGCCCTGTGCGGCAGATTCGAGCGAATCGGCCCATCGCGTCCCGTTCCGTATCCCTGAACGGCTGTACGGCATCGTCGGGCATCCGCTCGGCCACACCCTGAGCCCGTTGCTGCACAACTGGGGCTTCGCCCTGCACAGCCTGCCTGCGGTGTACATGGCGTGGCCCGTGCCGCCGGGGAGGTTCGCGTCGTTCATGGAGGCTGTGCGCACGCTGCCTGTGCATGGTGCCAGCGTCACCATCCCCCACAAGGAGGAGGCATTGCGCCTGTGCGACCGTGTCACGGACAGGGCGCGGGCGGTGGGGGCGGTGAACACGCTCTTTCTTGAAGACGGGGTCGTGTGCGGGGAGAATACCGATGTGACAGGCTTTCTCGCCCCGTTGCGTGCCCGTGGCGTGCGCATCGACGAAGCCCTCGTGCTGGGTGCGGGCGGTGCTGCGCGCGCCGTGCTGGCGGGGCTTGTCGAACTGGGGGTGCGCCGGGTGCGCATCTCCAACCGTACCCACGACAAGGCCATGGAACTTGCCGGGGCGTTCGGTGCCGATGTCGTGCCGTGGGATGAGCGCGGGAGTGCCGCCGCGGGGCTTGTGGTCAACACCACCCCGTGCGGGATGCAGGGCGCACGCATGGGCGAATCGCCTTTGCCCGAAGGGGCATTCTCGGGCCGTGGCATGGCCTACGACCTTGTGTACAACCCCCTCACGACGCGCTTTCTCGCCGATGCGCGTGCGGCAGGGTGGGAGACGCAGGACGGGCTTGGCATGTTCGTGGAACAGGGGCGCGAGCAATTCCGCATCTGGACGGGACTGGACCTGCCTGCCGAGGGTGCGCGTCGTCTGATTGCGGAAGCCCTCGGGCTGTGAGTGGCGCAGAGGTTGACGCCGCCTCTCCCGCTAAGGCATCGGGTCTGCCGGGGCTCTGTTGGGTCGACCGGGTGTTGACTGGCCCTCGGGGGGGGTGGGGCGTTGTCGGGTACTTGAGGCGGGTGGTGTCTACCGGGATGCCGACCATGAGAGGCCGCAGTGGTGAGTGCCGGGTGACCGCAGGGTGAGCGTTTGGGACGAGTTGTCGGGGTGAGTTTCTGGGCGGGCTTCTGTGGCGTTCCGCCGTGGCGACAAGCGCGAGACCGGATGCGCTGAGGCATAGCCCTTGGCGGATGCTTGGCGGTGGTCAGGGGTCTCGTCTTTTTCAGGTGAAGAGTATGCTGGTTGTCGGTTGGCTGTCGATGCGTTTCCGATCGCTTTGCGATGATGTCACGCAGGCTGGCTTCGTGCGTCGCGGGTTTTCTCTAGCTGGTGCAGTGGCGCTGGGCTTGTGGGTGTCATGCATTGCCGCGCCATCGTACGGCCTTGCCGCTGACGGCAGCGACCTGCGTGGAGGTAAACCGGGGGCTTCCGTCGCTGAAGACCCGATGGTGTCGCTGGATGCACTGACAGCCCGCCTTGAAGCACGGTTTGGCGGACAGCGACCCACGGCGTGGGGCGAACGGCTTCCCGGCGTACTCACGCATCTTCCTGCCGCTGCGCTACGCGCTACGCCATCGCCCACGGGGGACGATTCGCTTGCACGACAGCGTGGTGCGACTCCGGCGCAGGGCCCCGCAACCCCGCATCGGGGCGTAGCATCCGGTCAACAGGTCCCCACGTCCGGGCAGTTGGCCGACACAGCCGGGGCGCAGGTCATGGCCCTCACCCTCGATGCCTGCGGTGGCGGCTATGATGCTGGCATTATCGCTATACTGCGCCGACTGCGGATTCCGGCGACCATCTTCGTCACCGGGCGGTGGATACGGGAACACCCCGACGCCTTCGCCGACCTCGCCGCCGACCCGCTTTTCGAGATGGCCGACCATGGTGAACGACATCGCCCCGCTTCGGTGACGGGGCGTAGTGCCTACGGCATCCGTGGGACGGTGTCCGTGCGTGAACTTGTGGAGGAGGTGGAATTTCCTGCGCGAGCCATTCTTGCCGCCACGGGAAAGCGCCCCGCCTTCTTCAGACCCGGCACTGCCTTCTGCGATGATGTGGCGGTGCAGGTGGT
This window encodes:
- a CDS encoding polysaccharide deacetylase family protein; translated protein: MRFRSLCDDVTQAGFVRRGFSLAGAVALGLWVSCIAAPSYGLAADGSDLRGGKPGASVAEDPMVSLDALTARLEARFGGQRPTAWGERLPGVLTHLPAAALRATPSPTGDDSLARQRGATPAQGPATPHRGVASGQQVPTSGQLADTAGAQVMALTLDACGGGYDAGIIAILRRLRIPATIFVTGRWIREHPDAFADLAADPLFEMADHGERHRPASVTGRSAYGIRGTVSVRELVEEVEFPARAILAATGKRPAFFRPGTAFCDDVAVQVVGALGMTVAGYTVAADAGATLPAPAVRRNVEAAPSGAILLCHMNRPSSGTREGLAQALPVLLQRGVRFVTLSAGVASGL
- a CDS encoding sigma-54-dependent transcriptional regulator — encoded protein: MAKILIVDDDHQLRQSFQRLLAVEGHDVRGASSGEQGLRMVREELPECVIMDVRMPGMNGLDALKALREIDARLPVIIMTAYATTETAIEATKFGAFDYILKPFDIPDILALIDKAVEAGRRMRGRVAMTPEPGDGGDAEALVGTSRAMHEVYKAIGRAAPTDALVLVRGESGTGKELVARAIYQHSLRAERPYLVINCVAIPDTLLESELFGYEKGAFTGATHRRVGKIEQASGGTVFLDEIGDMPLGIQAKLLRLLQERQIERLGGRETIPVDVRIIAATNTDLEAAVADGRFREDLYYRLKVVTLWLPPLRERREDIPPLARFFLSRFAREMDTPDPGISTEALAYMEAHPWPGNVRELGNAIQKALVFNRGAPLLPEDIRQALEGVRGSTSTREGDEGAGDDLLQLVRRTLSGGDDNAFETIMDHVGRIVVREALQYTGGNRTRAARLLGMSRPTLLARMERYGLKVEQQVS
- a CDS encoding response regulator: MTQASIARTVLIIEDSPVQAKIIRKQIQAYTQFDVRVAHSLADAEDVLREAHDTIFVAVIDLNLPDAPDGEAVDLCLHWQMPSIVLTATFNEDIRRRFIERRVVDYFFKGSIQDMDPMVTSIERVFKNRFVHALVVDDSRTQRGIIRQLLEVQCVNVLEAENGVEGLAVLEANPQVTLVITDYQMPEMDGIELVRELRQRHRMDKIAIVGVSAVGSGPLTAQFLKHGANDFLTKPFEVEEFYWRVNQTLEGLDLMCDLRSCREQLESR
- a CDS encoding sensor histidine kinase, whose product is MNWKLIPPGGITSSLRLRVGLLLFLLVVVSMAAAALPLLMVGGRLTLPEPLADFAANPAADAIALLCTILFLAGLLGVVIYRQVLGPIRRLALEGAFGGEVTGNEVEVLVGRVRHLLDTMHRTQAQLEESHETLRQTEKLALVGKLAAGVAHSVRNPLTSVKLRLFSLERSLTLDTQQREDFEVIADEIRHLDAIVSNFLEFSRRPKLRMQTVSPSDVVDNTLQLLKHRIESFNVQVQLHRAERLPVVKGDPEQLKEALVNLVLNACEAMGYDGRLDITEERGIINPLGRAVVIRIADSGPGVPIDRRDDIFQPFFSTKEEGTGLGLPIAKSIFEEHGGWLHLHSAPGRGATFVAVLPALKDDSWLRS
- the aroE gene encoding shikimate dehydrogenase, translating into MSAPIPTRSVKLSQSPCAADSSESAHRVPFRIPERLYGIVGHPLGHTLSPLLHNWGFALHSLPAVYMAWPVPPGRFASFMEAVRTLPVHGASVTIPHKEEALRLCDRVTDRARAVGAVNTLFLEDGVVCGENTDVTGFLAPLRARGVRIDEALVLGAGGAARAVLAGLVELGVRRVRISNRTHDKAMELAGAFGADVVPWDERGSAAAGLVVNTTPCGMQGARMGESPLPEGAFSGRGMAYDLVYNPLTTRFLADARAAGWETQDGLGMFVEQGREQFRIWTGLDLPAEGARRLIAEALGL
- a CDS encoding deoxyribodipyrimidine photo-lyase, whose amino-acid sequence is MSGRVHPGRVWRHGDSRAVRGPVLYWMHREHRAHDNWALVHAIGEAKAAGAPLAVVWCLSPRFLDAAYRQFHFLLRGMRGTAETLREHGIPFFLLQGDPADEVPRFAATHGTGLVVTDFDVLRLKRAWLGQVREALACPLHEVDGRNVVPCRMASDKREYAARTLRPKIHRLLPEYLDPFPSLATEASGVAAWKAPVPDAMAAPDWDALLAAHPADRSVPALTGPDAPVPGEEGARRTLETFLTSRIHRYEKRNDPNADAVSGLSPYLHFGMMAAQRVVQRVTASTAGSADARASFIEELVVRRELADNFCLHTPDYDAVTCFPAWAQGTLDRHRDDPRPHLYDEAALEKARTADPLWNAGQTQLMRCGVIHGYMRMYWAKQLLLWTPTPEEAMRIAVRQNDRWALDGRDSNGYAGIAWSLGGVHDRPWGERPVQGTIRCMTYNGARGKFDVAAYIARMESLRGGGQARLPKSPCQRQ
- the hisI gene encoding phosphoribosyl-AMP cyclohydrolase, with translation MTAFVPDFGKAGGLVPAIAQDADTGEVLMMAWMNAEAFEMTLKTGEAHYFSRSRGRLWHKGGTSGHTQHIRAVRLDCDSDTILLLVEQRGGAACHEGYRSCFYREMKDGEVSICSPKVFDPKEVYK
- the hisG gene encoding ATP phosphoribosyltransferase, translating into MSIRTPMKLGIPKGSLEEATINLLARSGWKIRKHHRNYFPEINDPELTARLCRVQEIPRYIEDGILDVGLTGKDWLLETGSDVVVVSDLVYSKVSNRPARWVLAVAGDSPYTRPEDLAGKRIATELLGVTKRYFADAGIEVNVQYSWGATEAKVVEGLADAIVEVTETGTTIKAHGLRIISEVLLTNTVLIANRAAWEDPCRRRKIEQIDLLLQGALRADSLVGLKMNVPTRCLDAVLDQLPSLNSPTVAGLRDNTWFAVEIVVDNGVVRDLIPRLREAGAEGIIEYALNKVI